In a single window of the Pongo abelii isolate AG06213 chromosome 1, NHGRI_mPonAbe1-v2.0_pri, whole genome shotgun sequence genome:
- the FUBP1 gene encoding far upstream element-binding protein 1 isoform X8, translating to MADYSTVPPPSSGSAGGGGGGGGGGGVNDAFKDALQRARQIAAKIGGDAGTSLNSNDYGYGGQKRPLEDGDQPDAKKVAPQNDSFGTQLPPMHQQQRSVMTEEYKVPDGMVGFIIGRGGEQISRIQQESGCKIQIAPDSGGLPERSCMLTGTPESVQSAKRLLDQIVEKGRPAPGFHHGDGPGNAVQEIMIPASKAGLVIGKGGETIKQLQERAGVKMVMIQDGPQNTGADKPLRITGDPYKVQQAKEMVLELIRDQGGFREVRNEYGSRIGGNEGIDVPIPRFAVGIVIGRNGEMIKKIQNDAGVRIQFKPDDGTTPERIAQITGPPDRCQHAAEIITDLLRSVQAGNPGGPGPGGRGRGRGQGNWNMGPPGGLQEFNFIVPTGKTGLIIGKGGETIKSISQQSGARIELQRNPPPNADPNMKLFTIRGTPQQIDYARQLIEEKIGGPVNPLGPPVPHGPHGVPGPHGPPGPPGPGTPMGPYNPAPYNPGPPGPAPHGPPAPYAPQGWGNAYPHWQQQAPPDPAKAGTDPNSAAWAAYYAHYYQQQAQPPPAAPAGAPTTTQTNGQGDQQNPAPAGQVDYTKAWEEYYKKMGQAVPAPTGAPPGGQPDYSAAWAEYYRQQAAYYAQTSPQGMPQHPPAPQGQ from the exons ATGGCAGACTATTCAACAGTGCCTCCCCCGTCTTCTGGCTCAGCTGGTGGCGGTGGTGGCGGCGGTGGTGGTGGAGGAGTTAACGACGCTTTCAAAGATGCACTGCAGAGAGCCCGGCAG attgcaGCAAAAATTGGAGGTGATGCAGGGACATCACTGAATTCAAATGACTATGGTTATGGGGGACAAAAAAGACCTTTAGAAGATGGAG ATCAACCAGATGCTAAGAAAGTTGCTCCTCAAAATGACT cTTTTGGAACACAGTTACCACCGATGCATCAGCAGCAAAG ATCTGTAATGACAGAAGAATACAAAGTTCCAGATGGAATGGTTGGATTCA tAATTGGCAGAGGAGGTGAACAGATCTCACGCATACAACAGGAATCTGGATGCAAAATACAGATAGCTCCTG ACAGTGGTGGCCTTCCAGAAAGGTCCTGTATGTTAACTGGAACACCTGAATCTGTCCA GTCAGCAAAACGGTTACTGGACCAGATTGTTGAAAAAGGAAGACCAGCTCCTGGCTTCCATCATGGCGATGGACCGGGAAATGCAGTTCAAGAAATCATGATTCCAGCTAGCAAGGCAGGATTAGTCATTGGAAAGGGGGGAGAAACTATTAAACAGCTTCAG GAACGGGCTGGAGTTAAAATGGTTATGATTCAAGACGGGCCGCAAAACACTGGTGCTGACAAACCTCTTAGGATTACAGGAGACCCATATAAAGTTCAA CAAGCCAAGGAAATGGTGTTAGAGTTAATTCGTGATCAAGGCGGTTTCAGAGAAGTTCGGAATGAGTATGGGTCAAGAATAGGAGGAAATGAAGGGATAGAT GTCCCCATTCCAAGATTTGCTGTTGGCATTGTAATAGGAAGAAATGGAGAGATgatcaaaaaaatacaaaatgatgctGGTGTTCGCATTCAGTTTAAGCCAG aTGATGGGACAACACCGGAGAGGATAGCACAAATAACAGGACCTCCAGACCGATGTCAACATGCTGCAGAAATTATTACAGACCTTCTTCGAAGTGTTCAG GCTGGTAATCCTGGTGGACCTGGACCTGGTGGTCGAGGAAGAGGTAGAGGTCAAGGCAACTGGAACATGGGACCACCTGGTGGACTAcaggaatttaattttattgtgccaactgggaaaactggattaaTAATAGGAAAAG GAGGTGAAACCATAAAAAGCATAAGCCAACAGTCTGGTGCAAGAATAGAGCTTCAGAGAAATCCTCCACCAAATGCAGATCCAAATATGAAGTTATTTACAATTCGTGGCACTCCACAACAGATAGACTATGCTCGGCAACTCATAGAAGAAAAGATTGGT GGCCCAGTAAATCCTTTAGGGCCACCTGTACCCCATGGGCCCCATGGTGTCCCAGGCCCCCATGgacctcctgggcctccagggccTGGAACTCCAATGGGACCATACAACCCTGCACCTTATAATCCTggaccaccaggcccggctcctCA tggtCCTCCAGCCCCATACGCTCCCCAGGGATGGGGAAATGCATATCCACACTGGCAGCAGCAGGCTCCTCCTGATCCAG ctaaGGCAGGAACGGATCCAAATTCTGCAGCTTGGGCTGCTTATTATGCTCACTATTATCAACAGCAAGCACAGCCACCACCAGCAGCCCCTGCAGGTGCACCAACTACAACTCAAACTAATGGACAAG GAGATCAGCAGAATCCAGCCCCAGCTGGACAGGTTGATTATACCAAGGCTTGGGAAGAGTACTACAAGAAAATGG GTCAGGCAGTTCCTGCTCCGACTGGGGCTCCTCCAGGTGGTCAGCCAGATTATAGTGCAGCCTGGGCTGAGTATTATAGACAACAAGCAGCCTATTATGCCCAGACAAGTCCCCAGGGAATGCCACAGCATCCTCCAGCACCTCAG GGCCAATAA
- the FUBP1 gene encoding far upstream element-binding protein 1 isoform X2, which translates to MADYSTVPPPSSGSAGGGGGGGGGGGVNDAFKDALQRARQIAAKIGGDAGTSLNSNDYGYGGQKRPLEDGDGSWTSPSSTTHWEGMPSPFKDQPDAKKVAPQNDSFGTQLPPMHQQQRSVMTEEYKVPDGMVGFIIGRGGEQISRIQQESGCKIQIAPDSGGLPERSCMLTGTPESVQSAKRLLDQIVEKGRPAPGFHHGDGPGNAVQEIMIPASKAGLVIGKGGETIKQLQERAGVKMVMIQDGPQNTGADKPLRITGDPYKVQQAKEMVLELIRDQGGFREVRNEYGSRIGGNEGIDVPIPRFAVGIVIGRNGEMIKKIQNDAGVRIQFKPDDGTTPERIAQITGPPDRCQHAAEIITDLLRSVQAGNPGGPGPGGRGRGRGQGNWNMGPPGGLQEFNFIVPTGKTGLIIGKGGETIKSISQQSGARIELQRNPPPNADPNMKLFTIRGTPQQIDYARQLIEEKIGGPVNPLGPPVPHGPHGVPGPHGPPGPPGPGTPMGPYNPAPYNPGPPGPAPHGPPAPYAPQGWGNAYPHWQQQAPPDPAKAGTDPNSAAWAAYYAHYYQQQAQPPPAAPAGAPTTTQTNGQGDQQNPAPAGQVDYTKAWEEYYKKMGQAVPAPTGAPPGGQPDYSAAWAEYYRQQAAYYAQTSPQGMPQHPPAPQCLPRPSTLGSAAKSTSAEDAASTKS; encoded by the exons ATGGCAGACTATTCAACAGTGCCTCCCCCGTCTTCTGGCTCAGCTGGTGGCGGTGGTGGCGGCGGTGGTGGTGGAGGAGTTAACGACGCTTTCAAAGATGCACTGCAGAGAGCCCGGCAG attgcaGCAAAAATTGGAGGTGATGCAGGGACATCACTGAATTCAAATGACTATGGTTATGGGGGACAAAAAAGACCTTTAGAAGATGGAG atgGCTCTTGGACAAGTCCGAGCAGTACAACACACTGGGAGGGAATGCCCTCTCCTTTTAAAG ATCAACCAGATGCTAAGAAAGTTGCTCCTCAAAATGACT cTTTTGGAACACAGTTACCACCGATGCATCAGCAGCAAAG ATCTGTAATGACAGAAGAATACAAAGTTCCAGATGGAATGGTTGGATTCA tAATTGGCAGAGGAGGTGAACAGATCTCACGCATACAACAGGAATCTGGATGCAAAATACAGATAGCTCCTG ACAGTGGTGGCCTTCCAGAAAGGTCCTGTATGTTAACTGGAACACCTGAATCTGTCCA GTCAGCAAAACGGTTACTGGACCAGATTGTTGAAAAAGGAAGACCAGCTCCTGGCTTCCATCATGGCGATGGACCGGGAAATGCAGTTCAAGAAATCATGATTCCAGCTAGCAAGGCAGGATTAGTCATTGGAAAGGGGGGAGAAACTATTAAACAGCTTCAG GAACGGGCTGGAGTTAAAATGGTTATGATTCAAGACGGGCCGCAAAACACTGGTGCTGACAAACCTCTTAGGATTACAGGAGACCCATATAAAGTTCAA CAAGCCAAGGAAATGGTGTTAGAGTTAATTCGTGATCAAGGCGGTTTCAGAGAAGTTCGGAATGAGTATGGGTCAAGAATAGGAGGAAATGAAGGGATAGAT GTCCCCATTCCAAGATTTGCTGTTGGCATTGTAATAGGAAGAAATGGAGAGATgatcaaaaaaatacaaaatgatgctGGTGTTCGCATTCAGTTTAAGCCAG aTGATGGGACAACACCGGAGAGGATAGCACAAATAACAGGACCTCCAGACCGATGTCAACATGCTGCAGAAATTATTACAGACCTTCTTCGAAGTGTTCAG GCTGGTAATCCTGGTGGACCTGGACCTGGTGGTCGAGGAAGAGGTAGAGGTCAAGGCAACTGGAACATGGGACCACCTGGTGGACTAcaggaatttaattttattgtgccaactgggaaaactggattaaTAATAGGAAAAG GAGGTGAAACCATAAAAAGCATAAGCCAACAGTCTGGTGCAAGAATAGAGCTTCAGAGAAATCCTCCACCAAATGCAGATCCAAATATGAAGTTATTTACAATTCGTGGCACTCCACAACAGATAGACTATGCTCGGCAACTCATAGAAGAAAAGATTGGT GGCCCAGTAAATCCTTTAGGGCCACCTGTACCCCATGGGCCCCATGGTGTCCCAGGCCCCCATGgacctcctgggcctccagggccTGGAACTCCAATGGGACCATACAACCCTGCACCTTATAATCCTggaccaccaggcccggctcctCA tggtCCTCCAGCCCCATACGCTCCCCAGGGATGGGGAAATGCATATCCACACTGGCAGCAGCAGGCTCCTCCTGATCCAG ctaaGGCAGGAACGGATCCAAATTCTGCAGCTTGGGCTGCTTATTATGCTCACTATTATCAACAGCAAGCACAGCCACCACCAGCAGCCCCTGCAGGTGCACCAACTACAACTCAAACTAATGGACAAG GAGATCAGCAGAATCCAGCCCCAGCTGGACAGGTTGATTATACCAAGGCTTGGGAAGAGTACTACAAGAAAATGG GTCAGGCAGTTCCTGCTCCGACTGGGGCTCCTCCAGGTGGTCAGCCAGATTATAGTGCAGCCTGGGCTGAGTATTATAGACAACAAGCAGCCTATTATGCCCAGACAAGTCCCCAGGGAATGCCACAGCATCCTCCAGCACCTCAG TGCCTTCCCAGACCTTCCACCTTAGGTTCTGCTGCAAAAAGCACCAG TGCTGAAGATGCTGCAAGCACCAAATCATAG
- the FUBP1 gene encoding far upstream element-binding protein 1 isoform X1, producing the protein MADYSTVPPPSSGSAGGGGGGGGGGGVNDAFKDALQRARQIAAKIGGDAGTSLNSNDYGYGGQKRPLEDGDGSWTSPSSTTHWEGMPSPFKDQPDAKKVAPQNDSFGTQLPPMHQQQSRSVMTEEYKVPDGMVGFIIGRGGEQISRIQQESGCKIQIAPDSGGLPERSCMLTGTPESVQSAKRLLDQIVEKGRPAPGFHHGDGPGNAVQEIMIPASKAGLVIGKGGETIKQLQERAGVKMVMIQDGPQNTGADKPLRITGDPYKVQQAKEMVLELIRDQGGFREVRNEYGSRIGGNEGIDVPIPRFAVGIVIGRNGEMIKKIQNDAGVRIQFKPDDGTTPERIAQITGPPDRCQHAAEIITDLLRSVQAGNPGGPGPGGRGRGRGQGNWNMGPPGGLQEFNFIVPTGKTGLIIGKGGETIKSISQQSGARIELQRNPPPNADPNMKLFTIRGTPQQIDYARQLIEEKIGGPVNPLGPPVPHGPHGVPGPHGPPGPPGPGTPMGPYNPAPYNPGPPGPAPHGPPAPYAPQGWGNAYPHWQQQAPPDPAKAGTDPNSAAWAAYYAHYYQQQAQPPPAAPAGAPTTTQTNGQGDQQNPAPAGQVDYTKAWEEYYKKMGQAVPAPTGAPPGGQPDYSAAWAEYYRQQAAYYAQTSPQGMPQHPPAPQCLPRPSTLGSAAKSTSAEDAASTKS; encoded by the exons ATGGCAGACTATTCAACAGTGCCTCCCCCGTCTTCTGGCTCAGCTGGTGGCGGTGGTGGCGGCGGTGGTGGTGGAGGAGTTAACGACGCTTTCAAAGATGCACTGCAGAGAGCCCGGCAG attgcaGCAAAAATTGGAGGTGATGCAGGGACATCACTGAATTCAAATGACTATGGTTATGGGGGACAAAAAAGACCTTTAGAAGATGGAG atgGCTCTTGGACAAGTCCGAGCAGTACAACACACTGGGAGGGAATGCCCTCTCCTTTTAAAG ATCAACCAGATGCTAAGAAAGTTGCTCCTCAAAATGACT cTTTTGGAACACAGTTACCACCGATGCATCAGCAGCAAAG CAGATCTGTAATGACAGAAGAATACAAAGTTCCAGATGGAATGGTTGGATTCA tAATTGGCAGAGGAGGTGAACAGATCTCACGCATACAACAGGAATCTGGATGCAAAATACAGATAGCTCCTG ACAGTGGTGGCCTTCCAGAAAGGTCCTGTATGTTAACTGGAACACCTGAATCTGTCCA GTCAGCAAAACGGTTACTGGACCAGATTGTTGAAAAAGGAAGACCAGCTCCTGGCTTCCATCATGGCGATGGACCGGGAAATGCAGTTCAAGAAATCATGATTCCAGCTAGCAAGGCAGGATTAGTCATTGGAAAGGGGGGAGAAACTATTAAACAGCTTCAG GAACGGGCTGGAGTTAAAATGGTTATGATTCAAGACGGGCCGCAAAACACTGGTGCTGACAAACCTCTTAGGATTACAGGAGACCCATATAAAGTTCAA CAAGCCAAGGAAATGGTGTTAGAGTTAATTCGTGATCAAGGCGGTTTCAGAGAAGTTCGGAATGAGTATGGGTCAAGAATAGGAGGAAATGAAGGGATAGAT GTCCCCATTCCAAGATTTGCTGTTGGCATTGTAATAGGAAGAAATGGAGAGATgatcaaaaaaatacaaaatgatgctGGTGTTCGCATTCAGTTTAAGCCAG aTGATGGGACAACACCGGAGAGGATAGCACAAATAACAGGACCTCCAGACCGATGTCAACATGCTGCAGAAATTATTACAGACCTTCTTCGAAGTGTTCAG GCTGGTAATCCTGGTGGACCTGGACCTGGTGGTCGAGGAAGAGGTAGAGGTCAAGGCAACTGGAACATGGGACCACCTGGTGGACTAcaggaatttaattttattgtgccaactgggaaaactggattaaTAATAGGAAAAG GAGGTGAAACCATAAAAAGCATAAGCCAACAGTCTGGTGCAAGAATAGAGCTTCAGAGAAATCCTCCACCAAATGCAGATCCAAATATGAAGTTATTTACAATTCGTGGCACTCCACAACAGATAGACTATGCTCGGCAACTCATAGAAGAAAAGATTGGT GGCCCAGTAAATCCTTTAGGGCCACCTGTACCCCATGGGCCCCATGGTGTCCCAGGCCCCCATGgacctcctgggcctccagggccTGGAACTCCAATGGGACCATACAACCCTGCACCTTATAATCCTggaccaccaggcccggctcctCA tggtCCTCCAGCCCCATACGCTCCCCAGGGATGGGGAAATGCATATCCACACTGGCAGCAGCAGGCTCCTCCTGATCCAG ctaaGGCAGGAACGGATCCAAATTCTGCAGCTTGGGCTGCTTATTATGCTCACTATTATCAACAGCAAGCACAGCCACCACCAGCAGCCCCTGCAGGTGCACCAACTACAACTCAAACTAATGGACAAG GAGATCAGCAGAATCCAGCCCCAGCTGGACAGGTTGATTATACCAAGGCTTGGGAAGAGTACTACAAGAAAATGG GTCAGGCAGTTCCTGCTCCGACTGGGGCTCCTCCAGGTGGTCAGCCAGATTATAGTGCAGCCTGGGCTGAGTATTATAGACAACAAGCAGCCTATTATGCCCAGACAAGTCCCCAGGGAATGCCACAGCATCCTCCAGCACCTCAG TGCCTTCCCAGACCTTCCACCTTAGGTTCTGCTGCAAAAAGCACCAG TGCTGAAGATGCTGCAAGCACCAAATCATAG
- the FUBP1 gene encoding far upstream element-binding protein 1 isoform X5 — MADYSTVPPPSSGSAGGGGGGGGGGGVNDAFKDALQRARQIAAKIGGDAGTSLNSNDYGYGGQKRPLEDGDGSWTSPSSTTHWEGMPSPFKDQPDAKKVAPQNDSFGTQLPPMHQQQSRSVMTEEYKVPDGMVGFIIGRGGEQISRIQQESGCKIQIAPDSGGLPERSCMLTGTPESVQSAKRLLDQIVEKGRPAPGFHHGDGPGNAVQEIMIPASKAGLVIGKGGETIKQLQERAGVKMVMIQDGPQNTGADKPLRITGDPYKVQQAKEMVLELIRDQGGFREVRNEYGSRIGGNEGIDVPIPRFAVGIVIGRNGEMIKKIQNDAGVRIQFKPDDGTTPERIAQITGPPDRCQHAAEIITDLLRSVQAGNPGGPGPGGRGRGRGQGNWNMGPPGGLQEFNFIVPTGKTGLIIGKGGETIKSISQQSGARIELQRNPPPNADPNMKLFTIRGTPQQIDYARQLIEEKIGGPVNPLGPPVPHGPHGVPGPHGPPGPPGPGTPMGPYNPAPYNPGPPGPAPHGPPAPYAPQGWGNAYPHWQQQAPPDPAKAGTDPNSAAWAAYYAHYYQQQAQPPPAAPAGAPTTTQTNGQGDQQNPAPAGQVDYTKAWEEYYKKMGQAVPAPTGAPPGGQPDYSAAWAEYYRQQAAYYAQTSPQGMPQHPPAPQGQ; from the exons ATGGCAGACTATTCAACAGTGCCTCCCCCGTCTTCTGGCTCAGCTGGTGGCGGTGGTGGCGGCGGTGGTGGTGGAGGAGTTAACGACGCTTTCAAAGATGCACTGCAGAGAGCCCGGCAG attgcaGCAAAAATTGGAGGTGATGCAGGGACATCACTGAATTCAAATGACTATGGTTATGGGGGACAAAAAAGACCTTTAGAAGATGGAG atgGCTCTTGGACAAGTCCGAGCAGTACAACACACTGGGAGGGAATGCCCTCTCCTTTTAAAG ATCAACCAGATGCTAAGAAAGTTGCTCCTCAAAATGACT cTTTTGGAACACAGTTACCACCGATGCATCAGCAGCAAAG CAGATCTGTAATGACAGAAGAATACAAAGTTCCAGATGGAATGGTTGGATTCA tAATTGGCAGAGGAGGTGAACAGATCTCACGCATACAACAGGAATCTGGATGCAAAATACAGATAGCTCCTG ACAGTGGTGGCCTTCCAGAAAGGTCCTGTATGTTAACTGGAACACCTGAATCTGTCCA GTCAGCAAAACGGTTACTGGACCAGATTGTTGAAAAAGGAAGACCAGCTCCTGGCTTCCATCATGGCGATGGACCGGGAAATGCAGTTCAAGAAATCATGATTCCAGCTAGCAAGGCAGGATTAGTCATTGGAAAGGGGGGAGAAACTATTAAACAGCTTCAG GAACGGGCTGGAGTTAAAATGGTTATGATTCAAGACGGGCCGCAAAACACTGGTGCTGACAAACCTCTTAGGATTACAGGAGACCCATATAAAGTTCAA CAAGCCAAGGAAATGGTGTTAGAGTTAATTCGTGATCAAGGCGGTTTCAGAGAAGTTCGGAATGAGTATGGGTCAAGAATAGGAGGAAATGAAGGGATAGAT GTCCCCATTCCAAGATTTGCTGTTGGCATTGTAATAGGAAGAAATGGAGAGATgatcaaaaaaatacaaaatgatgctGGTGTTCGCATTCAGTTTAAGCCAG aTGATGGGACAACACCGGAGAGGATAGCACAAATAACAGGACCTCCAGACCGATGTCAACATGCTGCAGAAATTATTACAGACCTTCTTCGAAGTGTTCAG GCTGGTAATCCTGGTGGACCTGGACCTGGTGGTCGAGGAAGAGGTAGAGGTCAAGGCAACTGGAACATGGGACCACCTGGTGGACTAcaggaatttaattttattgtgccaactgggaaaactggattaaTAATAGGAAAAG GAGGTGAAACCATAAAAAGCATAAGCCAACAGTCTGGTGCAAGAATAGAGCTTCAGAGAAATCCTCCACCAAATGCAGATCCAAATATGAAGTTATTTACAATTCGTGGCACTCCACAACAGATAGACTATGCTCGGCAACTCATAGAAGAAAAGATTGGT GGCCCAGTAAATCCTTTAGGGCCACCTGTACCCCATGGGCCCCATGGTGTCCCAGGCCCCCATGgacctcctgggcctccagggccTGGAACTCCAATGGGACCATACAACCCTGCACCTTATAATCCTggaccaccaggcccggctcctCA tggtCCTCCAGCCCCATACGCTCCCCAGGGATGGGGAAATGCATATCCACACTGGCAGCAGCAGGCTCCTCCTGATCCAG ctaaGGCAGGAACGGATCCAAATTCTGCAGCTTGGGCTGCTTATTATGCTCACTATTATCAACAGCAAGCACAGCCACCACCAGCAGCCCCTGCAGGTGCACCAACTACAACTCAAACTAATGGACAAG GAGATCAGCAGAATCCAGCCCCAGCTGGACAGGTTGATTATACCAAGGCTTGGGAAGAGTACTACAAGAAAATGG GTCAGGCAGTTCCTGCTCCGACTGGGGCTCCTCCAGGTGGTCAGCCAGATTATAGTGCAGCCTGGGCTGAGTATTATAGACAACAAGCAGCCTATTATGCCCAGACAAGTCCCCAGGGAATGCCACAGCATCCTCCAGCACCTCAG GGCCAATAA
- the FUBP1 gene encoding far upstream element-binding protein 1 isoform X4 has translation MADYSTVPPPSSGSAGGGGGGGGGGGVNDAFKDALQRARQIAAKIGGDAGTSLNSNDYGYGGQKRPLEDGDQPDAKKVAPQNDSFGTQLPPMHQQQRSVMTEEYKVPDGMVGFIIGRGGEQISRIQQESGCKIQIAPDSGGLPERSCMLTGTPESVQSAKRLLDQIVEKGRPAPGFHHGDGPGNAVQEIMIPASKAGLVIGKGGETIKQLQERAGVKMVMIQDGPQNTGADKPLRITGDPYKVQQAKEMVLELIRDQGGFREVRNEYGSRIGGNEGIDVPIPRFAVGIVIGRNGEMIKKIQNDAGVRIQFKPDDGTTPERIAQITGPPDRCQHAAEIITDLLRSVQAGNPGGPGPGGRGRGRGQGNWNMGPPGGLQEFNFIVPTGKTGLIIGKGGETIKSISQQSGARIELQRNPPPNADPNMKLFTIRGTPQQIDYARQLIEEKIGGPVNPLGPPVPHGPHGVPGPHGPPGPPGPGTPMGPYNPAPYNPGPPGPAPHGPPAPYAPQGWGNAYPHWQQQAPPDPAKAGTDPNSAAWAAYYAHYYQQQAQPPPAAPAGAPTTTQTNGQGDQQNPAPAGQVDYTKAWEEYYKKMGQAVPAPTGAPPGGQPDYSAAWAEYYRQQAAYYAQTSPQGMPQHPPAPQCLPRPSTLGSAAKSTSAEDAASTKS, from the exons ATGGCAGACTATTCAACAGTGCCTCCCCCGTCTTCTGGCTCAGCTGGTGGCGGTGGTGGCGGCGGTGGTGGTGGAGGAGTTAACGACGCTTTCAAAGATGCACTGCAGAGAGCCCGGCAG attgcaGCAAAAATTGGAGGTGATGCAGGGACATCACTGAATTCAAATGACTATGGTTATGGGGGACAAAAAAGACCTTTAGAAGATGGAG ATCAACCAGATGCTAAGAAAGTTGCTCCTCAAAATGACT cTTTTGGAACACAGTTACCACCGATGCATCAGCAGCAAAG ATCTGTAATGACAGAAGAATACAAAGTTCCAGATGGAATGGTTGGATTCA tAATTGGCAGAGGAGGTGAACAGATCTCACGCATACAACAGGAATCTGGATGCAAAATACAGATAGCTCCTG ACAGTGGTGGCCTTCCAGAAAGGTCCTGTATGTTAACTGGAACACCTGAATCTGTCCA GTCAGCAAAACGGTTACTGGACCAGATTGTTGAAAAAGGAAGACCAGCTCCTGGCTTCCATCATGGCGATGGACCGGGAAATGCAGTTCAAGAAATCATGATTCCAGCTAGCAAGGCAGGATTAGTCATTGGAAAGGGGGGAGAAACTATTAAACAGCTTCAG GAACGGGCTGGAGTTAAAATGGTTATGATTCAAGACGGGCCGCAAAACACTGGTGCTGACAAACCTCTTAGGATTACAGGAGACCCATATAAAGTTCAA CAAGCCAAGGAAATGGTGTTAGAGTTAATTCGTGATCAAGGCGGTTTCAGAGAAGTTCGGAATGAGTATGGGTCAAGAATAGGAGGAAATGAAGGGATAGAT GTCCCCATTCCAAGATTTGCTGTTGGCATTGTAATAGGAAGAAATGGAGAGATgatcaaaaaaatacaaaatgatgctGGTGTTCGCATTCAGTTTAAGCCAG aTGATGGGACAACACCGGAGAGGATAGCACAAATAACAGGACCTCCAGACCGATGTCAACATGCTGCAGAAATTATTACAGACCTTCTTCGAAGTGTTCAG GCTGGTAATCCTGGTGGACCTGGACCTGGTGGTCGAGGAAGAGGTAGAGGTCAAGGCAACTGGAACATGGGACCACCTGGTGGACTAcaggaatttaattttattgtgccaactgggaaaactggattaaTAATAGGAAAAG GAGGTGAAACCATAAAAAGCATAAGCCAACAGTCTGGTGCAAGAATAGAGCTTCAGAGAAATCCTCCACCAAATGCAGATCCAAATATGAAGTTATTTACAATTCGTGGCACTCCACAACAGATAGACTATGCTCGGCAACTCATAGAAGAAAAGATTGGT GGCCCAGTAAATCCTTTAGGGCCACCTGTACCCCATGGGCCCCATGGTGTCCCAGGCCCCCATGgacctcctgggcctccagggccTGGAACTCCAATGGGACCATACAACCCTGCACCTTATAATCCTggaccaccaggcccggctcctCA tggtCCTCCAGCCCCATACGCTCCCCAGGGATGGGGAAATGCATATCCACACTGGCAGCAGCAGGCTCCTCCTGATCCAG ctaaGGCAGGAACGGATCCAAATTCTGCAGCTTGGGCTGCTTATTATGCTCACTATTATCAACAGCAAGCACAGCCACCACCAGCAGCCCCTGCAGGTGCACCAACTACAACTCAAACTAATGGACAAG GAGATCAGCAGAATCCAGCCCCAGCTGGACAGGTTGATTATACCAAGGCTTGGGAAGAGTACTACAAGAAAATGG GTCAGGCAGTTCCTGCTCCGACTGGGGCTCCTCCAGGTGGTCAGCCAGATTATAGTGCAGCCTGGGCTGAGTATTATAGACAACAAGCAGCCTATTATGCCCAGACAAGTCCCCAGGGAATGCCACAGCATCCTCCAGCACCTCAG TGCCTTCCCAGACCTTCCACCTTAGGTTCTGCTGCAAAAAGCACCAG TGCTGAAGATGCTGCAAGCACCAAATCATAG